The following DNA comes from candidate division WOR-3 bacterium.
ATTGAGAATAAAACCTATTGAAAATAATAAAGGAGGGACTTTAAATACTATAAAAATAGTAAAAAATAAAAATGCAAAAAACCTTGATAAAAGACCCAAAATCATTATATTTTTGCAACCTAACCTATCTCCTAAAAAACCTGCGAAAATTCTTGAGAAAGCACCTAATAGAGAAGCTGTTCCAACAAAAAGACCTATAATTTTCATAGGAACTCCTCTCACTGAATAAAGATAAATATTTAAAAAAGGTATTGAAATAGAGAAAGCAGCAGCAGAAAAACCTCTTGCTATTGAAATAATAATTATTTCTTTTAATCTTGACATTTTATTTTTTTCATGTTAAAATTTTATAAGGAGGGTTAAAAATGATTATCTTATTCATATTTAATATATTTTATAATGCAAGTATAGGTTATAAAGGAATAGCATCTGATTTTGCAATTAATGGTATAGAAACATGGGTTTCCTTTCCACTTGAAAATAAAGTCCTTAATGTAACTGAAATTGAAATAAACATAAAACAACCTACTGTGATACTTAATAAAAATGAATTTTTATACATTGTAAATAACTTGGATGATATAATTCATGTTTACAGAAATAAAATATTTTCTCATAATATAAAATTGCCTCAAGGAGATTATGTTTCAGGATTTATTTCAGGTAACTCACTTTTCCTATTAAGCAGGGAACCCTCAGGGATAATTAGAATAAATGGAGATAAAGATTATACAGCTTTTCCTGTTAATTCATATAAGCCGATAGATTTCAGGTTTTATAAAGATAAATTTTATATCCTTGACAGAAAAGGACCAGCAACTAATTTAAGAATAATGGTTTTTGACAAAGAAGGTAATTATCTTGCTACTTTAGTTGAAATACCCAAAAACTTAGGAGGCGGAATAGAAGTAGCAGAAATAGATAGAAAAGACCTCCTATTTGTTACTAATTCTCTTATGGGTAAAGTTTATATTTACTCTTTAAATCCTTTTACAAAAATAGACTCTTTTGGAGCCTATGGTGATTCAATCTATGAATTCAAAACACCCACTAAAATTAAATTTATAGATAATAAACTCTATATTTTAAATCAAAGGAATTCAAGAATAGATATCTTTACCTTTCAAAACATTTACACAACCGGAATATCAGAGAAAATTGGAGAACCCTTTGATAATATAAAAATTTTAAACAACAATCTTCATTTAAATCTAAAGATTCCAGATGGCAATTACACTATTCATGTATTCTCTTTAGATGGAAGAAAAGTTATGAAAATTGATAATATTAAAACTATAAATGGCTTACTTAAAAAAGAAATTCCCCTATCTTTAAAGAAAGGAATTTATTTTGTTATAATCAAAGAAAAAGAAGGTAAGTTTATAATTCAAAAGGGGGTTAACCTGAAATGAAAAAGAAAAAAATTTATATTTTTATTTTTCCAGCAATAATATTTGCCTTAGATTATCCTCATAATAACAATTCTCCAATAAAAGACTGGGATGTCACCTGTAGATCCTGTCATGACATCCATAATTCAAATTATCCTTACCTTGGAAAAGTTAATGGGAATTACAATATGTGTTATACTCTGTGTCACAACCCCACAGGAGACGCAAAGAATTTTGTAATTGAAGAAAGTAAAAAAGCAATTCCAGGATCAGGAGGTATTCACCACTCTTTTGATGTTCCTGGAGATAATGCAGGCTACGATGCAAGCACTTCAAATGCTCAATACAAAAATTATTATGTAAATATAGGTATTGATGCATATAAATTAACCTGCTCCACCTGTCATGAACAGCATAACCATAATGGAGGTGTTCCTTTCCTTGTAAACTCATCAGAAACAATGTGCAGGGATTGTCATTCTCCAAGAAATCAAAACATACCACCATATACATCCCACCCTGTAGGTGTAACAATACCCTCAAATCCCTATTACCATAACCCACAAAATTTACCTCTTGTAGATGGTAATCAAGTTGGTTGTATGACATGTCATGATATTCATTATGCTTATTCTGATACAAGTGTTTATGGAACAAGCACTTCTGGAACAACTACATCATTAACAGATAACACAAAGAACTGGCCTACAAACAAATTTATAGGATGGATTATAAAAATTTATCCAAATGTTAATGATACAGGAAACTGGTATCAGGTAAGAGTGATAACATCAAATACTTCTAATACAATTAACTGGTCAGTACCATTATATGGATCAGGAATTTCCTCTGGAAACAGATATGTAATTAAAAGGACAGGAACTGGTAACGGGTATCTCTTAAATCAAGCTATGCATAAATCTCCTATGAATAACCTTTGCACAAACTGTCATAGTTGTGCTTTGTGTCATGACCCCTCGGATGTCGCCCAAATAGGATCCCATTTTACGAATATTAACACTCTCTGGCCAGGTGGTCAATATGGTTCTGATTATGCATATATTGACTTAAATGGAAATCTATTACCTCCAGCAAGAAAAAGCGAGGCAACAACAAATTCTCCTTTACCGAGTTATTTGAGAAACTCATGTTTTAACTGTCACTGGCCACATGGATGGAAAATTCCAAATACTTCACAAAAATATGCGACACTCTTAGTTGATAAAGAGGAATTTTTATGTTTTACATGTCATGATTTTAACGGACCTTCTACAAAAAATATAAAGTCAAAATTTGATAATCCTATAAGATGGGTAACAGCGGCAGTTGGAAACAATAATAATTTAAATCTCAATGATAGACATGATATTCAGGATGAAGCCCAATCAAGGTCAAGAGCAAAAATAGAATGCACAGATTGTCATGACCCGCACAGAGCAAATGGAACAATGCCAATCAAAAAAGACCCTGACCCAACTGACGGAAGAGTCCCTGGGACAGGACAGGTTTTACCAGGAGCAGATTTTCTTACAGAATGGTGTCTTGATTGCCATGATGGAAGTTTTCCACCTACCATAACACCACCCCAAACTCCTTTAGTTAATGTAAGAAATGCCTATATAAATAATGATGTCCATGGAGCAAAAAATGGGAGCCCCACTCTTAAACCGGGTTATGGATGGACAAGTAACCAGATTGTTCCCTGTGCAGCCTGTCATGAGAAAAAACATATGTCTAACAAACATGAACTTTTTCAGGTAAGAGACACAATTTTTTCGCGTGATGGAACAATACCAATTCCTGATGACGATGGACAATTAGGAAATGGGTATGACATTCTGGATAACAATATAAGGAATACAGAAATTAATGGATACGATTTCTGTAATACTTGTCATAGAGGTTCAATGGGTAGTAATAGGTCAAACTGTTTTGCCTCTGGATGCCATCACCATGGAGCTAAATTTTAAAAATGATTTTATAAATTTTCTTAAAAAACTAAGAGAAAAATCAATAAATTCAGGTGTAATGGCTCTTCCAGAAAATTCAGCTTATCTTTTATGTCTCATAACTTATATTTATAGAGAAAATAATTTAAAAATAGTTGAACTTGGTTCAGGATTATTATATTCTGCATTATGGATGTTTTATGGAATATTTATTTCTGGTAAAAAAGGTGAAATATACACTGTGGAAAAAAATGATGAAATTTATAAAGAAAGTCTAAGAGTATTGGAAGAAACTTCAGAAATTTTAAAAATTGATTTAAAAGAAACTATTAAACCTTTTAAAAAAGATGCCTCTCTTCTTAAAGGTAATGAATTTGGAAAAGATATTGATGTTCTTTTTCTTGATATTGATAAAAAACTTTATCTTGAATCACTCAAGAAATTTTTTCCATATGTAAAAAAAGAAGGTCTTATAATTGCCCACAATGTCATTTCTCATAAGGATGAACTAAAAAACTTTTTAGAAGAAATTTCTAATTTTAACAAATATTTTACACTAATTCTTGAAACAGACCCACAGGGTATCTCTGTATCAATAAAAAGATAATATTTAAAAGATTTTTGAAATTTCATCCTGACAAGATATAATTTTGACTTTATTTTTATTTCTATCAACCATCCACTTTCCATATTTTGAATCCTTAAATTCGCCAATTATACTGAAAACAATTTTTCTTGATTTTAATAAATCTATTACACCCTGAATACCTTCTCTTTTAACTGCGACAAGAAGAGCACCTGATGATATTGTTTTTAAAGGGTCAATACCAAAGTATTTAAAAATCTTTTCTCCATCCTTTACTACAGGAATTCTATTTTCATAGACAATAACACCAAGATCTAAAAATTCGCAAAACTCATAAATTCCATTCAATATTCCACCTTCCGTTGGGTCATGTAAAGCAAGAACATCCTGATTTTCTAAAAGCAAAAAGGCTTCTTCTATAATTCCAATCCCCGGTTTTTTATGATAATTTTTAAATTTCTTCAGTAATTTTTCATTAGTAATTTTTTTTAATTCTTCTTCTTTTTCTTTTGTTATTATTGAAATTCCTTCAATTGGCACTTCTTTAACACATAAAAGATAATCTCCTTTATTTACCTTTTTGGGAAAAAAACCCTTACTTTTTTCTCTTAATCCTATCATTGTTCCGGAAATTATAATTCTTTTTAATTCAGGTGTTATTTCAGTATGGCCACCAATTACTGAGATATTGTATTTTTTGCACACTTTTTTAACCTCTTTAAAAATTTTAAAAATTTTTTCATCACTTATCCCTTTTGGAAGAAGTAGAGTAAAAAGAAAATATTCAGGTTTTGCACCCATACATAAAACATCATTAATATTCACCATTACAGCATAATAACCTATATCTTTTTCAGTAAAAGTTATTGGATCCTGAGTGATCACAAGATAATAATCACCTATATCAATTACTGAAGAATCAGCACCTGGACCTGGTTTTATTTTAATCTTATCTGAACTTAAAGGTAAAATTTTTAAATATTTTTCAAGTAAATTTAGGGGAAGTTTTCCTTCTTTTAATTTCATATATAAATTATAGTTTCTTTAGCATAGAAGCAAACATAAAATCTGAATCCATTTCTATTCCATTACAGAAGAAATATTTATCTTTAGTTAAAAAAATTGGGACCCGGGGTTCAATTATTTCAAAATTATATTTTTCAAGTGCTTTTTCTATCTGCTCTTCATTTTCTTCTTTCAATATAGTACAGGTTATATAAAAAAGATAGCCGCCTTTTTTTAAAACATCATAAGCATTATCAATTAACTTTTCCTGCAATTTTTTTAGTTCATTAATTTTCTTCAAATTCATTCTAAAAAGTATTTCTGGCTTTTTTCTGATTGTTCCGAGTCCTGAACAGGGAGCGTCAATTATTACAAGGTCAAATTCTTTTTTTGGAAAAAAAAGGGTAGCATCAGTATTTATAACATAACCATTTATCCTGTATTTTAAAAAATTTTCTTTCAGAATTTTTGCTCTTCCCTTTCTTAATTCACTTGCTAAAATTTTAACATCATTTTTTAAAATAAAACTTAAATATAAGCTTTTTCCGCCAGGAGCAGAGGTCATATCCCATACATAAATTCCCTTTTCAAAATCCTTATAATGCATAACACTCTGCGAAGAAAAATCCTGAACATAATATAAGTTTTCATATAAATCTACTTCCCAAGGATGATAAAAACTTTTATAGGCATAAGGAGGAAAACTGAGTTTTGATAGAAAAAATCCTTTTTCCTTATACTTTTCCTCTATTATCTTTCTTACTTCTTTTTCCTTATCATTAAAATAAACCCTGAAATAATAGGGAGGTTCAGAATGAAACCATTTACAGAAATTAAAAGCGAAATTTTCTCCAAAATCCCTTTTCAATTTTTTATATAACCACTTTGGAATTGAAAAATTTATCCAGGGCTCTTTAAAATCAGGAGGTCCTTTTCTCAATACATTTCTTAAAATTCCATTAACAAGTTTTGAAGCAGCAAAATTCTCTTTTTTAGTTATCTCTGTCCACGAATCACAAACTGCATAGGGCTTCTTTTTTAAAATAATAAGTTCTGTAAGAGATACCCTTAAAATAGTTCTGACACTCGGCTCAAGTTTTTTAAATTTCCCATGATAAAAATTCTTAATTATATGGTCAATGTAAATTAAATTCTTTACTGTTTCAAAACATAACTTTTGAAGAAATTTTCTTTTTTTAGGCTCAAGATTCAAAGAATGGTATATTATTTGTGGTGAAAGAAAAGAATCCTCTTCAAGAACTTTTTCAAGAATTTTAAAAGCAATAACTCTTTCTTCAGTTATACCCAAAAACCTCTTTAAATTTTTCAATAAAACCTGGAATTACATCTTCTACTTTTATATCTTTTTTCTTTTCCTTTGATATATCTGTAATTTCAACATCAAGACCACAGGGTTTGATCCACTTGAAAGGTGAAAGATCCATATTGATATTAAAAGCAAGACCATGAAAAGTAACAGCACCTTTAACTGCTACTCCTATTGAACCAATTTTTTTATCTTTAACAAAAACACCTATATTTTTAGCTTTTCTTTCACCTTTTATACCAAAATCCATCAGAACCCTTATCATAACTTCTTCAAGGTTATAAACAAATTTTCTAATGCTTCTTAACACATCATCTAATTTAATAATTGGATATGAAACAAGCTGACCTGGACCATGGTAAGTTATATCACCTCCCCTTTCTATATGGTAAAGAGGAATTCCTTTTACTTTTAAAAAATTTTCATCTACGAGTAGATTTTTTAAATTACCTTTTGAACCGGTTGTATAAACCGGAAAATGTTCGCAGATTATAAGGGTATCGGGTATAAAGTTTTTTTTTCTTTTCTCCACAAGTTCCTTTTGAAAATCCCAGACTTCTTTATAATCCCTTTTTCCAAGTAATAAAATATTCAAATTTTTCATTTAAAAATTTTAAATAAATCTTGACTTTTATTCAATTATTTAATTATAATTAAGTTTTGGTTCTAATCCATTTTTTACAAATCCTATAAGGGGGCTTTTATGAAAAAAATTATCTCCCTTATACTCCTTGTGGCCATTTTACAAGGAGCAAGAATCACACAGGACCTTGAGAGAAAACTTAATTCTTCCTCTCCTCACGAGTATATAAAAGTTAATCTTGTTCTTGAAAAACAACTTAACGGGATGGAAATTGTAAAAAATATGAAGATGTCAAAAAAGGCTATCAGAAATTATGTAAAGAATGCTTTAAAAGAATTTGCAAGGGAAACTCAAGCACCGATACTTGAAAAATTAAAGGAACTTGAAAAAAGAGGACTGGTAAGAAACATAAAATCCCTTTGGATTGCAAATGTTATAAATTTTGAAGGTAAAAAAGAGGCTATATACGAAATATCAAAACTCAGTGGGATAAGTTCTATTGATTATGATGAAGAAAGATATCTTTTAATTGGTGAAAAAGAGGAAAAGTATCAGAAATTTGCAGTTCCTGATGAAACTTCTTACCCATTAAAAACAATTGAATGGAATATTTTAAAAATAAATGCACCAGAGGTTTGGGCTCAGGGTTATAAAGGTCAGGGAGTAATAGTTGCTGTTCTTGATACAGGTGTAAGGTATACTCATTTAGACCTTGCAGATCATATATGGATAAACACAGATGAAATTCCAAATAATGGATTGGATGATGATGGAAATGGTTATATAGATGATTATTTAGGATGGGACACAGCATATGGAGACAATAACCCTTCAGATGGACATGGGCATGGAACCCATGTAGCAGGAACTGTAGCAGGTGAAGGAATTGCAGGTGATACAACCGGAGTTGCTCCTGAAGCTTTAATTATGTGTGTAAAAGTTTTGACAGATTTTGGTGGTGGAACTGAATCAGGAGTTTGGGAAGGAATGCAGTATGCAGCAGATAATGGGGCTGATATTATAACAATGTCCCTTGGTTGGAGACATGCTTGGAACCCTGACAGAGCAACATGGAGAAATGTTTGTGTAAACATAAATGCAATGGGAGTTGCTATGACTATAGCAGGTGGTAATGAAAGAGGCGTTGATACACCCCCAGATGCTATAAGAACACCAGGTGATGTTCCACCCCCATGGATTCATCCAGACCAAGTTATTCTTGGAAGCACAGCAGGTGTTATAACTGTTGGAGCAACTGATATAAATGATGTTTACGGTTATTTTTCAAGTCCAGGACCTGTAACATGGGAAAATGTCCCTCCCTATAATGACTGGAATTACCAACCTGAGATGGGGCTCATTGATCCTGATGTATCTGCACCAGGAGTATGTATAACCTCGCTGAGTAATACAAGTGATAATGGCTATGAAACCTGCTGGGATGGAACTTCAATGGCAACCCCACATGTTGCTGGTCTTGTTGCTCTTATGCTCTCAAAAAATCCAGAATTAACTCCAAGAATAATTGATTCTATTATAGAATTATACGGGGTTATTGACCTTGGAAATCCTGGTAAGGATAACGATTATGGTGCAGGAAGAATTGATTGTCTTTTAGCTATAAATGCAACACCTTTACCGGGTGCTCCGGAAAAACCAACTGTTATTAGTCCTTACAACTTTGCAAAATTACCTGATTTGAATCCGGTTTTCAAATTCACTTCAACTGACCCTCAAGGTGATAATATTATATACAAAATCTACTGGTCAGGAGATACAAGTTTTGTTCAAAAGGATAGTGCTTTAACTCCACCAATGCCAAGTGGTCAGTTAGTGCAATTTGTCCTCCCTGTATCCTTAAATCAAGGTGAAACTTACTGGTTCAAGGTAAAAGCAAGGGATACAACTTCTTCAGGATACTGGTCAGGTTTAACTCAAAAAAGGTCATTTACCATTGATACTACACTTCCCTCTAATTTCAGTTCTTGGTTCCAAACAAAAGGGGCACAATTTAAATACAATACATTTTTCGGAACAGAAATTGTGGGAGATAGTATACAATTAAAACCCTTTGGTTATATAGAGGACACCTTACTTTTTGAAAATTTTGAGATGGGTATTCCATCCACCTGGACAGTTTTAGATGGTAATTCAGATGGATTTATGTGGACTGCAGGAACCACAACAGATCTTTCCTCATATACCCCACCCAACTATGGAACTCAATATGCCTATTACTCTGATGATGAGGCGGGTAACGGTGTTATAAACTATAATGAAGATATTATTTC
Coding sequences within:
- a CDS encoding T9SS type A sorting domain-containing protein yields the protein MIILFIFNIFYNASIGYKGIASDFAINGIETWVSFPLENKVLNVTEIEINIKQPTVILNKNEFLYIVNNLDDIIHVYRNKIFSHNIKLPQGDYVSGFISGNSLFLLSREPSGIIRINGDKDYTAFPVNSYKPIDFRFYKDKFYILDRKGPATNLRIMVFDKEGNYLATLVEIPKNLGGGIEVAEIDRKDLLFVTNSLMGKVYIYSLNPFTKIDSFGAYGDSIYEFKTPTKIKFIDNKLYILNQRNSRIDIFTFQNIYTTGISEKIGEPFDNIKILNNNLHLNLKIPDGNYTIHVFSLDGRKVMKIDNIKTINGLLKKEIPLSLKKGIYFVIIKEKEGKFIIQKGVNLK
- a CDS encoding AIR synthase related protein produces the protein MKLKEGKLPLNLLEKYLKILPLSSDKIKIKPGPGADSSVIDIGDYYLVITQDPITFTEKDIGYYAVMVNINDVLCMGAKPEYFLFTLLLPKGISDEKIFKIFKEVKKVCKKYNISVIGGHTEITPELKRIIISGTMIGLREKSKGFFPKKVNKGDYLLCVKEVPIEGISIITKEKEEELKKITNEKLLKKFKNYHKKPGIGIIEEAFLLLENQDVLALHDPTEGGILNGIYEFCEFLDLGVIVYENRIPVVKDGEKIFKYFGIDPLKTISSGALLVAVKREGIQGVIDLLKSRKIVFSIIGEFKDSKYGKWMVDRNKNKVKIISCQDEISKIF
- a CDS encoding transcription antitermination factor NusB, which codes for MKNLKRFLGITEERVIAFKILEKVLEEDSFLSPQIIYHSLNLEPKKRKFLQKLCFETVKNLIYIDHIIKNFYHGKFKKLEPSVRTILRVSLTELIILKKKPYAVCDSWTEITKKENFAASKLVNGILRNVLRKGPPDFKEPWINFSIPKWLYKKLKRDFGENFAFNFCKWFHSEPPYYFRVYFNDKEKEVRKIIEEKYKEKGFFLSKLSFPPYAYKSFYHPWEVDLYENLYYVQDFSSQSVMHYKDFEKGIYVWDMTSAPGGKSLYLSFILKNDVKILASELRKGRAKILKENFLKYRINGYVINTDATLFFPKKEFDLVIIDAPCSGLGTIRKKPEILFRMNLKKINELKKLQEKLIDNAYDVLKKGGYLFYITCTILKEENEEQIEKALEKYNFEIIEPRVPIFLTKDKYFFCNGIEMDSDFMFASMLKKL
- a CDS encoding cytochrome c3 family protein; the protein is MKKKKIYIFIFPAIIFALDYPHNNNSPIKDWDVTCRSCHDIHNSNYPYLGKVNGNYNMCYTLCHNPTGDAKNFVIEESKKAIPGSGGIHHSFDVPGDNAGYDASTSNAQYKNYYVNIGIDAYKLTCSTCHEQHNHNGGVPFLVNSSETMCRDCHSPRNQNIPPYTSHPVGVTIPSNPYYHNPQNLPLVDGNQVGCMTCHDIHYAYSDTSVYGTSTSGTTTSLTDNTKNWPTNKFIGWIIKIYPNVNDTGNWYQVRVITSNTSNTINWSVPLYGSGISSGNRYVIKRTGTGNGYLLNQAMHKSPMNNLCTNCHSCALCHDPSDVAQIGSHFTNINTLWPGGQYGSDYAYIDLNGNLLPPARKSEATTNSPLPSYLRNSCFNCHWPHGWKIPNTSQKYATLLVDKEEFLCFTCHDFNGPSTKNIKSKFDNPIRWVTAAVGNNNNLNLNDRHDIQDEAQSRSRAKIECTDCHDPHRANGTMPIKKDPDPTDGRVPGTGQVLPGADFLTEWCLDCHDGSFPPTITPPQTPLVNVRNAYINNDVHGAKNGSPTLKPGYGWTSNQIVPCAACHEKKHMSNKHELFQVRDTIFSRDGTIPIPDDDGQLGNGYDILDNNIRNTEINGYDFCNTCHRGSMGSNRSNCFASGCHHHGAKF
- a CDS encoding S8 family serine peptidase: MKKIISLILLVAILQGARITQDLERKLNSSSPHEYIKVNLVLEKQLNGMEIVKNMKMSKKAIRNYVKNALKEFARETQAPILEKLKELEKRGLVRNIKSLWIANVINFEGKKEAIYEISKLSGISSIDYDEERYLLIGEKEEKYQKFAVPDETSYPLKTIEWNILKINAPEVWAQGYKGQGVIVAVLDTGVRYTHLDLADHIWINTDEIPNNGLDDDGNGYIDDYLGWDTAYGDNNPSDGHGHGTHVAGTVAGEGIAGDTTGVAPEALIMCVKVLTDFGGGTESGVWEGMQYAADNGADIITMSLGWRHAWNPDRATWRNVCVNINAMGVAMTIAGGNERGVDTPPDAIRTPGDVPPPWIHPDQVILGSTAGVITVGATDINDVYGYFSSPGPVTWENVPPYNDWNYQPEMGLIDPDVSAPGVCITSLSNTSDNGYETCWDGTSMATPHVAGLVALMLSKNPELTPRIIDSIIELYGVIDLGNPGKDNDYGAGRIDCLLAINATPLPGAPEKPTVISPYNFAKLPDLNPVFKFTSTDPQGDNIIYKIYWSGDTSFVQKDSALTPPMPSGQLVQFVLPVSLNQGETYWFKVKARDTTSSGYWSGLTQKRSFTIDTTLPSNFSSWFQTKGAQFKYNTFFGTEIVGDSIQLKPFGYIEDTLLFENFEMGIPSTWTVLDGNSDGFMWTAGTTTDLSSYTPPNYGTQYAYYSDDEAGNGVINYNEDIISPKIPIPSNASNLFVKYGYGFRVWQTGETFEFYARFFSGGTWSPWYIFKTYTSSVSGEETFDFSTYLPKDSIQLRWRYHDESSSSHWGWACAIDNVVVYYNYTYQNNEGYVLTFPINFNDFQNTYPKNNWGYAIWEKSSPQDSIGIQIEYFNGTTWQVIPDADLPGNSSGFFTNAKIGALSLEALNTNVYNSLRVKVLLYRKSIFTKAPNEPALLSLEIGAPATEVKEKEISITPYFKFSPLIFREKINFSFILEPYKNAELEIYNSTGRLIKKEIFKGGNTQRTINYTWDAKSKNGKKLGTGIYFIKFTNGNYRRTLKAILVR
- the lipB gene encoding lipoyl(octanoyl) transferase LipB — encoded protein: MKNLNILLLGKRDYKEVWDFQKELVEKRKKNFIPDTLIICEHFPVYTTGSKGNLKNLLVDENFLKVKGIPLYHIERGGDITYHGPGQLVSYPIIKLDDVLRSIRKFVYNLEEVMIRVLMDFGIKGERKAKNIGVFVKDKKIGSIGVAVKGAVTFHGLAFNINMDLSPFKWIKPCGLDVEITDISKEKKKDIKVEDVIPGFIEKFKEVFGYN